A single region of the Kineosporiaceae bacterium SCSIO 59966 genome encodes:
- a CDS encoding ArsA family ATPase — MRVILLTGKGGVGKTTTAAATGLHAARRGTKTLVLSTDPAHSLADALGVPVGAEPTEVEPGLFAQHADPRTRMDRAWQGVREYLLAVLDAVGVEPVAAEELTVLPGVDDVLALLELRDQVRTGPWDLVVVDCGATAETLRLLALPESLSWYLDAAVPAERRIARAVRPVLERAGGLPLPSEAVLGAVDRLRRELTDVHAVLTAPTTSVRVVLTPEAVAVAEARRTLTSLALFGFAVDGVVVNRLVPDGADPWRSAWARAQAEQLSAVRAAVGPLPVVTGPYLPAEPVGVDALADLAGRLYPGGAAAGDPLAVAPRPPPVQVQRDGQDFVLELRLPDARGEDVDLARDGDDLVVTVGPYRRHLTLPSALRRCDVQGAVLRQGVLGVRFRPDPALWRTW; from the coding sequence GTGCGGGTCATCCTCCTCACCGGCAAGGGCGGCGTCGGCAAGACCACCACGGCGGCCGCCACGGGGCTGCACGCCGCCCGCCGCGGCACGAAGACCCTCGTGCTGTCCACCGACCCGGCGCACTCCCTCGCCGACGCGCTCGGCGTCCCGGTCGGGGCCGAGCCGACCGAGGTCGAGCCCGGGCTCTTCGCCCAGCACGCGGACCCCCGGACCCGGATGGACCGGGCCTGGCAGGGCGTCCGGGAGTACCTGCTCGCCGTCCTCGACGCGGTCGGGGTCGAGCCGGTCGCCGCGGAGGAGCTCACGGTCCTGCCCGGGGTGGACGACGTCCTCGCCCTGCTCGAGCTGCGCGACCAGGTGCGGACCGGGCCGTGGGACCTCGTCGTCGTCGACTGCGGGGCCACCGCCGAGACCCTTCGGCTGCTCGCCCTGCCCGAGTCGCTGTCCTGGTACCTGGACGCCGCGGTGCCGGCCGAGCGCCGGATCGCCCGCGCCGTCCGGCCAGTGCTGGAGCGGGCCGGCGGGCTGCCGCTGCCGTCCGAGGCGGTCCTCGGGGCCGTGGACCGGCTGCGCCGCGAGCTGACCGACGTGCACGCCGTGCTGACCGCGCCCACCACCTCGGTGCGGGTGGTGCTGACGCCAGAGGCCGTGGCCGTGGCGGAGGCCCGACGCACGCTGACGTCGCTGGCCCTGTTCGGGTTCGCCGTCGACGGCGTCGTCGTCAACCGCCTCGTGCCGGACGGCGCGGACCCGTGGCGGTCGGCGTGGGCCCGGGCGCAGGCCGAGCAGCTGAGCGCCGTCCGGGCCGCGGTGGGGCCGCTGCCGGTCGTGACCGGGCCGTACCTGCCCGCCGAGCCGGTGGGGGTGGACGCGCTCGCCGACCTCGCCGGCCGGCTGTACCCCGGTGGCGCGGCGGCCGGGGACCCGCTGGCGGTTGCGCCGAGGCCCCCGCCGGTCCAGGTGCAGCGGGACGGCCAGGACTTCGTGCTGGAGCTGCGCCTGCCGGACGCCCGGGGCGAGGACGTCGACCTGGCCCGTGACGGCGACGACCTCGTCGTCACCGTCGGCCCGTACCGCCGTCACCTCACCCTGCCGTCCGCCTTGCGGCGCTGCGACGTCCAGGGCGCCGTGCTGCGGCAGGGCGTCCTGGGCGTCCGGTTCCGCCCGGACCCGGCGCTGTGGAGGACCTGGTGA
- a CDS encoding ROK family glucokinase — translation MTVALAIGVDIGGTKIAAGLVDEDGAVRGWHRRATPGSDVQLVEDRIVGAVAALRAAATGRRQAVVAVGVGAAGFVSAGGARVLFAPHLAWRDEPLQQVLQERIDLPVLVDNDANGAAWAEARFGAGRGESRLVCVTLGTGIGGGIVIDGRLERGRYGLAGEFGHMVVVPGGHRCECGNRGCWEQYASGRALGREARALLASGSPSAQPLLDRAGGDPAQLTGEVVTQAAADGDPAAGELVTEVGEWLGAGLANLAAALDPGTFVVGGGVAAAGDLLLEPARAAFARTLTGRGHRPPARIVAAERGPLAGVVGMADLARRAVLDGR, via the coding sequence CTGACCGTGGCCCTCGCGATCGGCGTCGACATCGGCGGCACGAAGATCGCCGCCGGGCTCGTCGACGAGGACGGCGCGGTGCGCGGGTGGCACCGGCGCGCCACGCCGGGCAGCGACGTCCAGCTCGTCGAGGACCGCATCGTCGGCGCAGTCGCCGCGCTGCGGGCCGCCGCGACCGGCCGGCGGCAGGCCGTCGTCGCCGTCGGCGTCGGCGCCGCCGGGTTCGTCTCCGCGGGCGGGGCCCGGGTGCTGTTCGCCCCGCACCTGGCCTGGCGCGACGAGCCCCTCCAGCAGGTCCTGCAGGAGCGCATCGACCTGCCCGTGCTCGTGGACAACGACGCCAACGGGGCCGCCTGGGCCGAGGCCCGGTTCGGGGCCGGTCGGGGCGAGAGCCGGCTGGTCTGCGTGACGCTCGGCACCGGGATCGGTGGCGGGATCGTCATCGACGGCCGCCTCGAGCGGGGCCGGTACGGGCTCGCCGGAGAGTTCGGGCACATGGTGGTCGTCCCCGGCGGGCACCGGTGCGAGTGCGGCAACCGCGGCTGCTGGGAGCAGTACGCCTCGGGTCGGGCGCTGGGCCGGGAGGCCCGCGCCCTGCTGGCGTCGGGGTCGCCGTCCGCCCAGCCCCTGCTCGACCGGGCCGGCGGCGACCCCGCGCAGCTGACCGGCGAGGTGGTCACCCAGGCCGCGGCGGACGGCGACCCGGCAGCGGGCGAGCTGGTCACCGAGGTGGGGGAGTGGCTGGGTGCCGGCCTGGCGAACCTGGCCGCCGCACTGGACCCGGGCACGTTCGTCGTCGGCGGCGGGGTCGCCGCTGCCGGGGACCTGCTGCTGGAGCCGGCGCGGGCGGCGTTCGCCCGCACCCTCACCGGTCGCGGGCACCGCCCGCCCGCGCGAATCGTCGCCGCCGAACGTGGCCCGCTGGC
- a CDS encoding ROK family glucokinase: protein MHTIGLDIGGTKIAAGLVTEAGRVVRTVRRETPANDVTAIEDAAADAVAELVAEHDVEAVGVAAAGFVGVDRSTIVFAPNLAWRDEPMGRDLESRTGLPVVVENDANAAAWGEFRHGAGRDIEDMVLVTVGTGLGGGVVTDGRLLRGHAGFAAELGHVRVVPDGHRCGCGNRGCWEQYASGRALVREARELASTDSPMAARLLELADGRPERIEGPHVTQAAEEGDPAAIELLADLGRWLGEGLASIVAVLDPAVIVVGGGVSAAGDLLLQPTRAAFRRQLTARGYRPEPRIVPALLGNDAGVIGAADLARLR from the coding sequence GTGCACACCATCGGACTCGACATCGGCGGCACCAAGATCGCTGCCGGGCTGGTGACGGAGGCCGGGAGGGTCGTCCGCACGGTCCGCCGGGAGACCCCGGCGAACGACGTCACCGCGATCGAGGACGCTGCCGCCGACGCCGTCGCCGAGCTCGTCGCCGAGCACGACGTCGAGGCCGTGGGCGTGGCCGCCGCCGGCTTCGTCGGCGTGGACCGGTCGACGATCGTCTTCGCGCCGAACCTGGCCTGGCGGGACGAGCCGATGGGCCGCGACCTGGAGTCACGCACCGGCCTGCCGGTCGTCGTGGAGAACGACGCCAACGCCGCGGCGTGGGGGGAGTTCCGGCACGGCGCCGGCCGGGACATCGAGGACATGGTCCTCGTCACTGTCGGCACCGGACTCGGCGGCGGCGTCGTCACCGACGGCCGGCTGCTGCGGGGGCACGCCGGTTTCGCCGCCGAGCTCGGGCACGTCCGCGTCGTCCCCGACGGCCACCGCTGCGGCTGCGGCAACCGCGGCTGCTGGGAGCAGTACGCCTCGGGGCGGGCGCTGGTCCGGGAGGCCCGCGAGCTCGCTTCCACCGACAGCCCGATGGCGGCCCGGCTGCTCGAGCTGGCCGACGGCAGGCCCGAGCGGATCGAGGGACCGCACGTCACCCAGGCCGCGGAGGAGGGCGACCCAGCGGCCATCGAGCTGCTCGCCGACCTCGGGCGCTGGCTGGGGGAGGGGCTGGCGAGCATCGTCGCCGTCCTCGACCCGGCCGTCATCGTCGTCGGCGGCGGGGTGTCCGCGGCCGGGGACCTGCTGCTGCAGCCGACCCGCGCGGCGTTCCGCCGTCAGCTCACCGCGCGCGGGTACCGGCCGGAGCCCCGGATCGTGCCGGCCCTGCTCGGCAACGACGCCGGCGTGATCGGCGCCGCGGACCTGGCCCGCCTGCGCTGA
- a CDS encoding SRPBCC family protein, whose translation MADRTESRTHVDAAPADVLAVIADLEAYPQWANGMKDVEVLARDGDGRPEQARFVVDSGPVSDTYTLAYTWDVAPDGTGTVSWRLVEAQVITRLDGEYELVADGDGTDVSYRLTVDVRIPMLGMLKRRAEKVVIDTALKELKKRAEG comes from the coding sequence ATGGCCGACCGCACCGAGTCCCGCACGCACGTCGACGCCGCGCCGGCCGACGTGCTCGCGGTCATCGCGGACCTCGAGGCCTACCCGCAGTGGGCCAACGGGATGAAGGACGTCGAGGTGCTGGCCCGTGACGGCGACGGCCGCCCGGAGCAGGCCCGCTTCGTCGTGGACAGCGGGCCGGTCAGCGACACGTACACCCTGGCCTACACGTGGGACGTCGCTCCCGACGGCACCGGGACCGTGTCCTGGCGGCTGGTCGAGGCGCAGGTCATCACCCGGCTGGACGGCGAGTACGAGCTGGTGGCGGACGGCGACGGCACGGATGTCTCCTACCGGCTCACCGTCGACGTCCGCATCCCGATGCTCGGCATGCTCAAGCGCAGGGCGGAGAAGGTCGTCATCGACACCGCGCTCAAGGAGCTGAAGAAGCGGGCCGAGGGCTGA